The DNA window AATATGGACCTATGAGATTAGTTAGGCCGAACGGCTTGAATACCAGTCATAGTCATtagcaaaaaacaaaagaagttaAATTCTAAATACCAAGATCAAGAGTGTAGGAGAAAAATATTGAACCTGATCTAGAACTACTGTACAATGAaagtttattaaaaaagaaaaaaaaaatgttgtcgACAAAATGGAGAATTCGCCGGCATAAGGTCTAGCCGAGATTTTCCTCTCGCACTTCTCTAACAAATTTCTAGCAACTATATTTTCTATTTGACCATCAGATTTTGACGAGTCTTATATCGTCATTCGTTAGGAATCTTTTTTCGTGTAATATTCAATGATACAAAAATCAACCACTTTCTGTCAGGAACAAAGTCGAAACCGTCCTCAAGGATGGGTTATGAAAAATCCTAATTTGCATACTATGGTAGCTGAAAGGTGTTAGTCTTCGTACCAAAGCCTAGACATGGGCTTAAAATGATGAAACACACTTATCCTTAATACAATATCTCCTTAaagtaatatattttaaaacAGATTACCTCACTGGTGAAATTTGATAAGAACCAAGTAATTAAGTTTTTTCATTACCAAATTCAAGATTGGTAATTCTTAGAAGATCTCCTATAAAAGCAAGGAGGTTTGTGAAAGTAGATCCATCCTTCTCAATAGCTCTCTGACAAGATCTCTGCAATTCTTTAGCTCTTTCCCTCAGCTCTATTCCTTCATCTACACCCATCAACCTTCGGACAACACTGGCAATCTCATCTTTTCCAACCACATTTTCCACTCCAGTATCCTCTTTCACTCTCAACCCGATCTTCCAATCTTCCACAATCAAAGTACTATTAGGAATTTGGTCAATTAACAGAGGAAAAGTGAGCATTGGCACCCCTGAGTAAATGGCCTCTAGTATTGAATTCCATCCACAATGTGTGAAGAACCCTGCCACAGATGAATGGCATAAGACCCTCAATTGGTCACACCATGGCACTACAAGTCCCATTTCACAACAGGTTTCCTGCAAGTTGGAGGCTTCACCGCGAGCAACCCACAAGTATCGAACGCCACTGATGTGCAACCCCATTGCAATTTCATGCATTTGTGTTGCGGACATAGGTAAGAAACTACCCAATGAGACATACAGAACAGAATTTTTGGGTTGGGAGTCCAGCCACTTGAAGTAATCCACAGCAGGATTGCCATTGCTAGCTTCAGAAGGTGTGCCTGTGTCTTGGAGTGACATGAAACGGATGGAGGGACCTAGTGGGTAGATGGGTATTGGAAATATTCCCCTTAAGGTGTCAATTACATGGGGTTGAAGCTCGTAGAAGGAAGTAAATAGAATGAATTGTGCTTTGGTTAACCAAGAGAAGGCTTCTAGTACTCTCTTTAAAATTTCATTCTTGCGAGTGTAAATGGATGGCAGATCTCCAAAGCGAATTGCAGGGATTCCAGGGATGTAGGTTATGATCTCATCTTTCCTTTCTGTCAAGCAAAAGCAATCAGTTTCAAACAAATacttaaaataggaaaaatatacTTCGACCATTCAATCGTATTATTAGAATATCTGTTAACAGACCTGAGAATTTTTCAGCTGGAACTGGCAGATGGCCGTGAGCAACAAGGAGGTGATAATGATAGCGTAATGAAAACAGCGACGGCGCCATCGGCCAGAGGAGAGTCACCGGAATATTCCTCCGATTTCCTATGGCTACTGCCCATCCCGAGGTAGAGTCAGCTATAATACAAGTTGCAGGGGGCTCAATCCGATCAAGAAGCTGATCAATTGGAGCTTCCATCTTCTTGCAAACAGCCTCAACGAAGCTGGTGAAATCCGATCCACGATTCAGCTCCGATGGGATTACATTTGGAATTGATTGAAATCGGCTGTTGGATATGTTTGGAGCTGATCCTGATCCGATTAAGGAGAGCCACTCTTCAGTGACTACAAATGTAATGGCTAAGCCTTTTGAAGCAAGAATGGTGCAAGCATTCATAATCGGGTTGATGTGACCACGACCTGGGTATGGAATTGCTACCATGTGGCAGGCTGGGATTCTGGCTAAGCCACTGAGAGTGAGTGACATCCCGGAATCTGATGCAGCAAGAGCTCGGAGCTTTGGAAGAAACTTTACCTCTTGCCGTGCAAGGACGGGGTCACGGACAGGGTAGTTTCTTTTATATAaggagaaccaatttggatcCTCTGTCGGGGCAACAACGTTCTCTGAAATCAAGTTGCCACCCTCCTATGTACGGAAATAGAGGTGTCAATCAATTGGTTCagtttagtttctatttgttATTGTGTGAACCCAAAGTCAAATCCGCCTAAAAAGTTTATGATTTCAGTCTGATCGggttcccttttcttttttttttcttttttttttcaatattttctgACAATTTATAATGAATTGGGTCCGATTTTGAATttacatatatacataagaaaattaataataataaaaattctgagttttttggatttttacatTTCATAAAACCTAACTAAAAACTAAAGTGATAAAGGATTAAATTTGGTTCGAGTTggactttgaaatttgaatccgTTGTGAAATACCCACCTTCTCGAATTCATTGTCAATTTGTCATAGTTATGATTAAAGCCTGTCCATACTTGTGGAGTAAATTCTAAATAAAAGCATGTTCTACgaaaaaactgaataaaaagaaaacaaagattaGTAGGAAAGCACGCTACGGATACATAATTGCATATAGCTCCCAAAATCCACCGTTGCAGAAGATTTTCACGCACCTTCATTCTCCCTTCGGGAGACTTCTGCAACTATCGATTTTGATGCCTTTCCTGTCACGCTCATGTCATCCTTATCTATTTCTCGGAGACATTTAAACAAGTTCCATCCTCATTCGCTTCTCGCTCCAAGGGCTCTTACAACAAATACACTTGGAAGTTAAGGGATATCAATATTCATCAATGAATCATCAATTGAGATTTTACCGTTGAGAATTtgccaagaaaagaaatcaatctTAGATGGAATAGAGAGATTCCAAAGCCATTTAGAGTACGAGATCATAGTGAATGAGCGCAATCACACTCCAAGCTGACTTGGTAGAAAACCTATCATCTGAAGATAGCATTCACACCAATCGATTATCTTTAGCAGATAATCTAATATTGCAAATGAGAATATTTTTCTTCATCTCCTGGGAATCAATTACATCTAGCACATCTTGATCCCAACCACCTTCGGCATTAATTACGTCTTTaacttggggggggggtttggtaGATTTAACTTGGGTATTTAGGTTCACATGTAAAGCACCATCTACAAAATCAATAATTGGGCCCACACCCAACCAATTATCTAGCCAAAAGTCTACCTCGCCCCGGCCAACTAACTATTTAGATTTCAACTAACCCGTCATTGTTTAATGGCGGGTGGGACGGCTAAAAAGGTTTGGGATTATTTTGGAAGATTGTTGGATGTAGATTTTATTTCATCTCATGACATTAGaagcaaaattttattttggcaaTCTAAGGCAGGGTTCAAGGGTGCTTGTGATTTCATTAAAGGATTATTACCTTCACTAATAGTTTGGGAGTTGTGGCGAGAGAGGAACAACCGTAGGCATGGGAAGGGTGCTCACACGACTGAGCTGATCATAGAAAGACGGAAAAAATGGGtgcatgagattcatcttcCATCTAAATTTAGAAAGTGTCCGTCTATGATGGAGAATATTATTTTGCAGGTGTTTAATATCAATCCCATTGTTGCAAGGCTAAGAGCTCCAATTCCCACGTTTTGGCATTCCCCTGTGACATCAGTCAAGTTGAATGTGGATGGAGCTAGCAAAGAAAACCCTGATATTAGTGGAACGGGAGGTCTCATTAGAAATAAGGAAGGCAAGGTGCTTGCGACTTTCTCTAGATTCTAtggtgtttgttctaatttTGTGGTTAAGCTACGTGCCTTGAAAGATGGGTTAAAGTTATGTATGGATATGGGTCTCTCAGATTTTTCTATTAAATCTGATTCTACCTTGATTGTAAATTTGGTGTCTAATAGGGTATGTGAGCTATGGAGTTGCTGGTATTGGTTTGAGGAAATTATGACTCTACGTGATTCTCTTAGAACTcaaatctctttctcttttaggGAAAGTAACAGAGCGGCTGATTGGTTGGCGAACTTAGTGTGTACTTTAGCTACAGAGTGTATTTTTCTTGGTGATCAAACTCTTCCTAGAGATCTTAACCGAATCATTAGGGAAGATAAAGCTGGATGATCAATTtttagaatgtaattttttctttgggttgTTTGGTGGTGTTTTGAGAGTGCGAGTGCCTCTATTTTTTGGGCTGGGGTAAGGTGGGTTATGTCCCCCCTTTTATTCTttcctaatttattaataatactTTAGGGGCTCTCCCGGGTCCCCAGATAATATtccggttaaaaaaaaataaaaaataattcgTCTCTCTGTTCCATAGATTTAGGTATCGATATCGGTATCGATCTTAGTATCGATAGATATTAAGTCAGGTCGGATCTGGCAAGTGTAATAGTCCTTTCAGTCTCAAAATAGGCTGTGTTGTCAAGAAAAAGTGACGAATATCTATTATTTGTAGGGGTTCATGCCTTCATTCCAGTTAGAATAGTTTTTGTATATCCTCCGACAGCGAGTGGAGCAGATGAACGTTCCTAGCATAGTCTATAAACtgatattttagttttttttcatAGATATCAATTTAGATCAGATCGGATTGGAACGTATCGATCATTTTTGTTCTTGCTATTTGAAAAaggtacattttttttattattattatacttCTGAAATGATGCAAGTAATTGATCTCTGGATCGTTTAGGTATCAGGTATCGGTCTCAgttgataccgatacgatacggccAGTATGGCAAATATGacactgatacttgaaaccatgctctgTTCACATCAAATGCTAGAGTTCTCAACACGGATCTTGAGCTTGTGGAAAAGGGGCAGTgcgcatggtttgaggaatcggatcggATTGGTTGGAATCAGTTGGATCAGATTGGTATCGACCTTGATCAATCTCAATTCTTGACCAATAACGTATGGGTGGACCGATACTAATCAGAAgcaaaatggtcaaaaaaattataaaagtaAAATCAGGGATATTTTTATCCGATTTAAGGTGATCCAAATTGGTATAGATCTTGAGTTTTGACCGATCCCATTCCTGATACCAAGTTCTGAAACCTTGCAGGGAGTGACGAGGTAGGgcacataatttttttatttttttatttttaggggaaGGGcgtactgttttgggtagttttgtaatagTCATCCTTGTTTCATATAATTTAGCTAAACAAAAGATTGGGTagataataattattatttttttggtaagaaataattttattgaatAACTGTACGTGAACAAAGAACTCTGAATTACATGATTCTTGGAACCAATTAGGAGTGGAAATTGGCTAGAGAGTGGGCAATGTTGTTAATCTCTCTATGGATATAAGAAAAgttatatttctttttctttttcttctccttcttcttcatcttttcttttcttttttttttttttttctttttttttatatatttatttattttgataaatggaAACATTATACTTCACAAGTAGTAAGAAGGGGTGGGTTGGAGATTTCCAATGGGGTTGGTTCGGAGGGCTTCCTGATAAGTTGAACAAGCTCTAGGTTATCAGACTCTACGATGACGTTGTCAAAACCTTCACAAATAGATTGAAGAATAGCAGGCCAGACTGACAATGCTTCCTCAAGCGCAACTGAGTGGAAATGGTCTAAGTGATCCCAAAGTAAAGAACCCATTCCATCTTGAGAAGAATTTGCGATTTTTGCATTATCGCAATTGGATCTTAAAGACTCCATGAGGTGGTGGATTCCAACAACTAGAAACATTGGAGGAATTGTGAGTGGGCCCAGAGATTGGTGGAGGGCTTTTCGATGCCATGGCTTAGAGGAACTCGGAGTGGGCTTTTGGGCTGTAGAAGCAACTATAGGaggaatcctttttttttttttttttttctgaaaatgagGTTGTTGCGAGCGTTCCATAAAAACCATGCAATGAAAgcatagtcttttttttttccaatttttctgatgagtagggagaaaaaatagataACAACCAAGACACTTGAACTCCAGACCTCTTAATATGACTGGGTTTTTGTGCGCCACAACTCCACGCAGTTGTTAGCCTATAGCCTCTTTGACTCTGATTTGATCACCAGTATCAAAAGCATGCTAGCCTTTGATCCAAAGATGATATAGAGGTTGTTCGACATGAAGGCCTTAGTAGGAAAGCAAACTTCCAAACCACATAGCTCAAGCTAATGGGCAACCAAGGACAATGCGATTAATCAACTCCAAAGGGACTCTGCATCCAAGGCATGAAGggccaattttttttgggtagaaagcaTAAAGGGTCAATTTGAATCTGACTAAATGGGTTAAGTTACATAAATCCTTTTTCTATTCaacactaagggcccgtttgataacgtttcaagaaacgcgtttctgccgtttctgtttctagaaacagcagaaacggagtaaaaaacgtttgataaaattgtttcatttcacttattttcagaaatagaaataaaaattttt is part of the Macadamia integrifolia cultivar HAES 741 chromosome 9, SCU_Mint_v3, whole genome shotgun sequence genome and encodes:
- the LOC122088348 gene encoding UDP-glycosyltransferase 87A1-like isoform X1, with amino-acid sequence MSLTLSGLARIPACHMVAIPYPGRGHINPIMNACTILASKGLAITFVVTEEWLSLIGSGSAPNISNSRFQSIPNVIPSELNRGSDFTSFVEAVCKKMEAPIDQLLDRIEPPATCIIADSTSGWAVAIGNRRNIPVTLLWPMAPSLFSLRYHYHLLVAHGHLPVPAEKFSERKDEIITYIPGIPAIRFGDLPSIYTRKNEILKRVLEAFSWLTKAQFILFTSFYELQPHVIDTLRGIFPIPIYPLGPSIRFMSLQDTGTPSEASNGNPAVDYFKWLDSQPKNSVLYVSLGSFLPMSATQMHEIAMGLHISGVRYLWVARGEASNLQETCCEMGLVVPWCDQLRVLCHSSVAGFLTHCGWNSILEAIYAGVPMLTFPLFVDQHTNSLLIVEDWKIGLRVKEESGVENMVGRDEISHLVRRLIDGDEGKQLRERAEVLQRSCQRAIEKDGSTFKNLQAFIGDLISISNLETSAILDR
- the LOC122088348 gene encoding UDP-glycosyltransferase 87A1-like isoform X2, encoding MSLTLSGLARIPACHMVAIPYPGRGHINPIMNACTILASKGLAITFVVTEEWLSLIGSGSAPNISNSRFQSIPNVIPSELNRGSDFTSFVEAVCKKMEAPIDQLLDRIEPPATCIIADSTSGWAVAIGNRRNIPVTLLWPMAPSLFSLRYHYHLLVAHGHLPVPAEKFSERKDEIITYIPGIPAIRFGDLPSIYTRKNEILKRVLEAFSWLTKAQFILFTSFYELQPHVIDTLRGIFPIPIYPLGPSIRFMSLQDTGTPSEASNGNPAVDYFKWLDSQPKNSVLYVSLGSFLPMSATQMHEIAMGLHISGVRYLWVARGEASNLQETCCEMGLVVPWCDQLRVLCHSSVAGFFTHCGWNSILEAIYSGVPMLTFPLLIDQIPNSTLIVEDWKIGLRVKEDTGVENVVGKDEIASVVRRLMGVDEGIELRERAKELQRSCQRAIEKDGSTFTNLLAFIGDLLRITNLEFGNEKT